Proteins from a genomic interval of Paenibacillus lentus:
- the araA gene encoding L-arabinose isomerase, with protein sequence MSTVAAKQFWFVVGSQHLYGEEALSEVKAHAQAMTDALNKSGVLPYPLVLQDLAVSADKITSIMKEVNYRDEVAGVITWMHTFSPAKMWIRGTKLLQKPLLHLATQYNESIPWATIDMDFMNLNQAAHGDREYGFINARLKKQNKIVVGYWERPEVQKQIAEWMDVAVAYNESFNIKVARFGDNMRNVGVTEGDKVEAQIQFGWTVDYFGIGDLVQYVNEVKEEEIDALFAEYAELYDFDYGTYSKEHWEASVKVQASYEIAIKRFLDQGGYNAFTTNFEDLHGMKQLPGLAVQRLMAQGYGFAGEGDWKTAALDRLLKVMSHNQSTGFMEDYTYELAAGQEAILQSHMLEVDPTLASNKPKIIVSPLGIGDREDPARLVFDGKSGDGVVVSMADFGTHYKLLINEVTAFEPKVPAPKLPVARVLWEVKPNFQDGVKAWIENGGGHHTVVSLNLTTDQIITYAKLVNLEYVVIK encoded by the coding sequence ATGTCAACAGTTGCTGCTAAACAATTTTGGTTTGTCGTCGGGTCACAGCATCTATATGGGGAAGAGGCATTATCTGAGGTTAAGGCACACGCTCAAGCAATGACAGATGCTTTGAATAAAAGCGGAGTTTTGCCTTACCCGTTAGTATTACAGGATTTGGCTGTCAGCGCAGATAAAATCACAAGTATCATGAAGGAAGTCAACTATCGTGATGAAGTTGCAGGTGTCATTACCTGGATGCATACGTTTTCGCCTGCAAAAATGTGGATTCGTGGAACAAAGCTCTTGCAGAAACCTTTGCTTCACCTGGCTACGCAATATAATGAAAGCATCCCTTGGGCAACGATCGATATGGACTTCATGAATCTCAACCAAGCAGCTCACGGTGATCGTGAATATGGCTTTATTAATGCGCGCTTGAAGAAACAAAACAAAATTGTAGTAGGCTATTGGGAACGCCCTGAAGTACAAAAGCAGATTGCAGAATGGATGGACGTCGCCGTTGCCTATAATGAAAGCTTCAATATTAAGGTCGCTCGCTTTGGCGACAACATGCGTAACGTGGGCGTCACCGAAGGAGATAAGGTTGAAGCACAAATTCAATTTGGCTGGACCGTGGACTACTTTGGCATTGGCGACCTTGTTCAGTACGTGAATGAAGTTAAAGAAGAAGAAATTGACGCTTTGTTTGCGGAATATGCAGAGCTTTATGACTTTGATTACGGGACTTACAGTAAGGAACACTGGGAGGCTAGCGTCAAAGTACAAGCAAGCTATGAAATTGCCATAAAACGTTTCCTGGATCAAGGCGGCTACAATGCTTTCACTACAAACTTCGAAGATTTGCATGGCATGAAGCAACTTCCTGGATTAGCCGTTCAACGCTTGATGGCCCAAGGATATGGCTTTGCGGGGGAAGGGGATTGGAAGACGGCTGCACTTGATCGCCTGCTTAAAGTGATGAGCCACAACCAATCCACGGGCTTTATGGAAGATTACACTTATGAATTGGCGGCAGGTCAAGAAGCCATTCTACAATCGCATATGCTTGAAGTGGATCCTACATTGGCGAGCAACAAACCAAAAATTATTGTATCTCCATTAGGCATTGGCGATCGTGAAGATCCAGCCCGATTAGTGTTTGACGGTAAAAGTGGGGACGGCGTAGTTGTTTCAATGGCTGACTTTGGTACTCACTACAAACTATTGATTAACGAAGTTACGGCCTTTGAACCGAAGGTTCCAGCACCAAAACTGCCAGTGGCCCGCGTGCTTTGGGAAGTTAAACCAAACTTCCAAGACGGGGTTAAAGCTTGGATTGAGAATGGCGGCGGTCATCATACCGTTGTTTCATTAAACTTAACAACAGACCAAATTATCACCTATGCAAAACTTGTTAACTTAGAATACGTAGTTATTAAATAA
- a CDS encoding L-ribulose-5-phosphate 4-epimerase: protein MLEQLKEEVFQANLELPKQGLIKYTWGNVSAIDRESGLFVIKPSGVSYETMKASDMVVVDLEGNVVEGELRPSSDTPTHAVLYKHYPQIGGIVHTHSTWATVWAQAGLDVPVMGTTHADTFYGSVPCARFLTQEEVDRGYEAETGRVIIETFEQRGIDIMAVPGVLLKGHGPFTWGKDAKSAVMNSVVLEEVSKMNLFARELNRFAEELPQRILDKHYLRKHGKDAYYGQN from the coding sequence GTGTTAGAACAACTTAAAGAAGAAGTTTTCCAGGCTAATCTGGAATTGCCAAAACAGGGACTTATTAAATATACGTGGGGAAATGTAAGCGCCATCGATCGTGAAAGCGGTTTGTTCGTGATAAAACCAAGCGGTGTAAGCTATGAGACGATGAAAGCCAGCGATATGGTCGTTGTGGATCTGGAAGGCAATGTTGTCGAAGGAGAATTAAGACCTTCCTCCGATACGCCTACTCACGCTGTGCTCTATAAGCATTACCCGCAAATTGGCGGCATCGTGCACACCCATTCCACCTGGGCGACCGTCTGGGCTCAAGCAGGGCTGGATGTTCCAGTTATGGGGACGACGCATGCTGATACATTCTATGGTTCTGTACCCTGCGCTCGCTTCTTGACACAAGAGGAAGTGGATCGGGGTTACGAGGCGGAAACCGGCCGGGTAATCATCGAAACCTTCGAACAGCGTGGCATAGATATTATGGCCGTTCCTGGTGTTTTACTCAAGGGACATGGACCGTTTACTTGGGGGAAAGATGCGAAATCAGCGGTAATGAATAGCGTTGTGCTGGAAGAAGTATCGAAAATGAATCTATTTGCGAGAGAATTAAACCGTTTTGCAGAGGAATTACCACAACGTATTTTAGATAAACATTACTTGCGCAAACATGGAAAAGACGCTTACTACGGGCAAAATTAA
- a CDS encoding xylulokinase, with amino-acid sequence MSNRLSMERAIVKGETSLGIEFGSTRIKAVLIDQSFQTIASGSYEWENQLKDGFWTYSLEDIITGLQKAYSELKQEIERAYGVTLQTIGSIGFSAMMHGYMAFDEKNELLVPFRTWRNATTGAAAKQLTDLFQFNIPERWSIAHLYQAVLNDEEHVPRIRYVTTLAGYIHWLLTRNKALGIGDASGMFPIDDSTGNYNESMIKQFDELVAGKGYPWKLKDLLPKVYTAGKEAGVLTAEGAKILDPSNQLQAGIPLCPPEGDAGTGMVATNSVKMRTGNVSVGTSVFAMIVLEKELTKVYPEIDMVTTPNGSPVGMVHANNCSSDINAWIGLFREYSEAMGNKVDNEQLYSVMLNKALEADPDGGGLLSYGYLSGENITRLEQGRPLFVRSPEGKFNLANFMRVHLFTAFGALKIGMDILTREENVAIDSILGHGGLFKTPVVGQKMLAAAMNVPVSVMSTAGEGGAWGMAILASYMKNKAQQERLDDYLDHKVFNEVESQEIDPDPVDVKGFEIFMERYKNGLVIEKAAVDNLV; translated from the coding sequence ATGTCGAATCGATTGAGTATGGAACGAGCGATCGTTAAGGGAGAGACTTCGCTCGGTATTGAATTCGGATCTACGCGTATTAAAGCAGTACTTATTGATCAGAGCTTTCAGACGATTGCTTCCGGAAGCTACGAATGGGAAAACCAGTTGAAGGACGGCTTTTGGACGTACAGCTTGGAAGATATTATCACAGGTTTGCAGAAGGCTTACTCCGAATTGAAGCAAGAAATTGAACGCGCTTACGGAGTTACCCTTCAAACGATCGGTTCGATCGGGTTTTCTGCAATGATGCATGGATATATGGCGTTTGATGAAAAGAATGAACTACTTGTTCCGTTCCGGACTTGGCGTAATGCCACGACTGGTGCGGCAGCTAAACAATTGACCGATTTGTTCCAATTCAATATTCCGGAGCGTTGGAGCATTGCTCATCTTTATCAAGCGGTATTAAACGATGAGGAACATGTCCCGCGAATCCGGTATGTTACGACGTTAGCAGGATACATTCATTGGCTTTTGACCAGAAACAAGGCGCTTGGTATCGGAGATGCCTCGGGGATGTTCCCAATTGATGACTCCACGGGAAATTATAATGAATCTATGATCAAGCAGTTTGATGAACTCGTTGCTGGCAAGGGATACCCGTGGAAGCTCAAGGATCTGCTTCCGAAGGTATATACCGCAGGCAAAGAGGCCGGTGTCTTGACCGCAGAAGGCGCGAAGATTCTCGACCCGTCCAACCAATTGCAAGCAGGTATTCCGCTTTGTCCTCCAGAAGGAGATGCCGGAACCGGGATGGTTGCAACGAATAGCGTAAAGATGCGGACCGGGAATGTATCTGTCGGCACCTCTGTTTTTGCCATGATCGTACTGGAGAAAGAGCTTACAAAAGTGTATCCAGAAATCGATATGGTTACCACGCCGAACGGAAGTCCAGTTGGCATGGTTCATGCAAATAACTGTTCCAGTGATATCAACGCCTGGATCGGATTATTCCGCGAGTACTCTGAAGCTATGGGAAACAAGGTAGATAACGAGCAGTTGTACAGCGTGATGTTGAATAAAGCGCTGGAAGCCGATCCGGATGGCGGCGGGTTGCTCAGCTACGGCTACCTCTCAGGTGAGAATATTACGAGATTAGAGCAAGGCCGTCCATTATTTGTTCGTTCCCCGGAAGGCAAGTTTAATTTGGCTAATTTTATGCGGGTTCATCTGTTCACTGCATTTGGCGCTTTGAAAATCGGAATGGACATTTTGACCAGGGAAGAGAACGTGGCGATTGACAGTATTCTAGGCCACGGCGGTCTATTTAAGACTCCGGTCGTCGGTCAAAAAATGTTGGCAGCTGCAATGAATGTACCTGTCTCCGTGATGTCCACTGCTGGAGAAGGCGGGGCGTGGGGAATGGCCATTCTAGCCTCTTACATGAAGAACAAAGCGCAGCAAGAACGCTTGGATGACTACCTCGACCACAAAGTGTTTAATGAGGTTGAGTCACAAGAGATTGATCCTGATCCAGTCGACGTAAAAGGGTTTGAGATCTTTATGGAACGATACAAGAATGGCCTGGTCATAGAGAAGGCGGCGGTCGACAATTTAGTGTGA
- a CDS encoding GntR family transcriptional regulator: MKPKYQLIIDDIKSKILAGDFSVGEQIPTESAMQSMYEVSRQTVRKAILELSNEGFLRSEKGSGTYVSNQYRSKSGGNSHKKTIGVITTYISDYIFPSIIRGIESRLNEDNYSLLLASTNNDVEQEKKALEMMLSYGVDGLIIEPTKSNLYNPNIAYYLSFKEQDIPFVMINAFYEEIEVPFLCLNDVQSSYLATKELISNGHTQIGLIAKMDDLQGKYRMKGYIKALSEAKLRFDPEHVLPFDTETKQALAANLKEFLSKNRDMLTAIVCYNDEVGMEVIHACRQLDISIPEQLSLIGQDNSYIAKNANIKLTTLTHPQEQMGRDAADWVIKKLQGKKDLPNHTYYQPELIEGETVLKRT; the protein is encoded by the coding sequence ATGAAACCTAAATACCAATTGATCATTGATGATATAAAAAGCAAAATCCTGGCAGGAGATTTCAGTGTGGGTGAACAGATTCCTACAGAATCTGCTATGCAGTCTATGTATGAAGTCAGCAGGCAAACGGTGCGAAAAGCGATTTTAGAACTATCCAATGAAGGGTTTCTGCGAAGCGAGAAAGGATCTGGCACTTACGTCAGCAACCAATATCGATCGAAATCCGGCGGGAATTCCCATAAGAAGACCATCGGCGTAATCACTACCTACATTTCTGACTACATCTTCCCTTCCATTATCCGTGGGATCGAAAGCAGATTGAACGAGGATAATTATTCGCTGCTATTAGCAAGTACAAACAACGATGTTGAGCAGGAAAAAAAGGCGCTGGAAATGATGCTGTCTTATGGCGTAGATGGCTTAATTATTGAACCTACAAAAAGCAATCTATACAATCCGAATATTGCTTACTACCTTTCCTTTAAGGAGCAGGATATCCCGTTCGTTATGATCAATGCCTTTTATGAGGAAATTGAGGTGCCTTTCCTTTGTCTTAATGATGTGCAGTCCAGCTATTTGGCTACGAAAGAACTCATTTCCAATGGGCACACGCAAATTGGACTTATCGCCAAGATGGATGATTTACAAGGGAAGTATCGAATGAAGGGGTATATTAAGGCGCTTAGCGAAGCCAAATTGCGCTTTGATCCAGAGCATGTTCTTCCCTTCGACACAGAGACAAAGCAAGCGCTGGCCGCAAACCTGAAGGAATTCTTGAGCAAAAATAGAGACATGCTCACAGCCATCGTTTGCTATAACGATGAGGTTGGTATGGAGGTAATCCATGCTTGCAGACAGCTTGATATTTCTATTCCGGAACAATTATCGTTAATAGGCCAGGACAACTCTTATATCGCCAAAAACGCGAATATTAAGCTGACCACCCTGACGCACCCTCAAGAACAAATGGGACGTGATGCGGCGGATTGGGTCATTAAAAAATTGCAAGGTAAGAAGGATCTGCCCAACCATACTTATTATCAGCCCGAGTTAATCGAAGGTGAAACGGTATTAAAGAGAACGTAG
- a CDS encoding type 1 glutamine amidotransferase family protein, translated as MQTKKVYLYVFNTMSDWEYGYLIAELNTGRYFKKDISSLKVVTVGANKEMITTMGGLNIKPDISLDECTLESKDLLVLPGGNTWGEVIHQPILKKIGEALKLGTIVAAICGATTALANTGYLDFRRHTSNNLEYIKTVCPNYRGEKFYEMEPAVSGENLVTASGVAPLEFAMEVLKKLDVFAPDTLHAWYNLNKTHKPEYFFQLMNSINR; from the coding sequence ATGCAAACAAAAAAGGTTTATCTCTATGTATTTAACACCATGTCAGACTGGGAATATGGATACTTAATTGCTGAACTAAACACAGGAAGATATTTTAAAAAAGATATATCCTCTTTAAAAGTAGTTACAGTAGGAGCTAATAAAGAAATGATTACTACGATGGGGGGACTGAACATAAAACCCGATATATCCCTTGATGAGTGTACTCTCGAGAGTAAAGATCTTTTAGTTTTACCTGGAGGGAATACTTGGGGAGAAGTTATTCATCAACCCATCTTGAAAAAAATTGGTGAAGCTTTAAAGCTCGGTACTATTGTTGCTGCAATTTGTGGTGCAACCACGGCGCTTGCGAATACGGGATACCTAGATTTTAGAAGGCATACAAGCAATAACTTGGAGTATATTAAAACGGTTTGTCCTAATTATAGAGGAGAAAAATTTTATGAAATGGAACCTGCGGTATCTGGTGAGAATTTAGTTACTGCATCAGGAGTAGCTCCTCTGGAATTTGCGATGGAGGTGCTGAAAAAATTAGATGTATTTGCACCAGATACACTACATGCCTGGTATAATTTAAATAAGACTCACAAACCTGAATACTTCTTTCAGTTAATGAATTCAATAAATAGATGA
- a CDS encoding amidase yields the protein MSLFPYSSYDAVGLAQLVREKEVSPSELIHAAIEQINLHNPEFNAVVHTRYEAAIEEAGQVNIDEQPFAGVPILLKDISQAIGGEPLTSGSRLFQHYKAKSDSHFVAKLRKAGFIPIGHTNTPEFGLKNITEPQLYGPTRNPWNPLHSSGGSSGGSAAAVASGMVPLAGASDGGGSIRIPASFSGLFGLKPTRGRTPVGPGVGRQWQGASIDFALSKTVRDSAALLDVLQILQNEAAFQVPLYPGSYLEDIYRTKDIIYRFAYTTDSPVGTEVSNEAKQAVLRLVKHLEAEGHLVEEKLSPVDGVHLMENYYMMNSGEMAAMVVDIERSLGRAITSEDIEIEGWVLLEAGRKLSAAEYARSLTAWDVAAAQMNTIFETYDFYISPATAFPAPPVGELTPGPEQVQHLLAVSELSKEKQQELIYEMFEPSLTYTPFTQLANLTGTPAMSVPIFLTETGLPLGVQIMSSKGREHDLLSLAHVLEKSPLWIREQTSSQNH from the coding sequence ATGTCTTTATTCCCTTATTCTTCATATGACGCTGTAGGGCTCGCTCAATTAGTCCGTGAGAAAGAGGTTTCGCCCAGCGAGCTCATACATGCTGCCATTGAACAAATCAATTTGCATAATCCTGAATTCAATGCGGTCGTACACACCCGTTACGAAGCTGCCATAGAAGAAGCAGGACAAGTCAATATCGATGAGCAGCCTTTTGCGGGAGTACCTATATTATTAAAAGATATATCCCAAGCCATCGGTGGTGAACCTCTGACCTCCGGTTCCCGGCTCTTCCAGCATTATAAAGCCAAATCGGATTCTCATTTTGTCGCCAAGCTTCGAAAAGCTGGGTTTATTCCCATCGGGCATACCAACACCCCTGAGTTCGGACTGAAAAATATTACTGAGCCGCAATTGTACGGCCCGACGCGTAACCCCTGGAATCCTCTCCATTCTTCCGGAGGATCTAGCGGAGGTTCCGCGGCAGCCGTCGCTTCCGGCATGGTTCCGCTGGCAGGTGCAAGTGACGGCGGCGGGTCTATTCGGATACCGGCTTCCTTCAGCGGTCTATTTGGTCTGAAGCCAACACGCGGCCGTACTCCGGTAGGTCCCGGTGTCGGCAGACAATGGCAGGGTGCCTCGATCGATTTTGCTTTATCCAAGACGGTCAGAGACAGCGCAGCTCTGCTTGATGTGCTCCAGATACTGCAGAATGAAGCAGCATTTCAGGTTCCATTATACCCGGGAAGCTATCTCGAAGATATATATCGGACTAAGGATATAATCTATCGTTTTGCCTACACCACCGACTCTCCTGTAGGAACTGAGGTTAGTAACGAGGCCAAACAAGCTGTGCTTCGATTAGTGAAGCATCTTGAAGCGGAAGGCCACTTGGTCGAAGAGAAATTAAGTCCCGTCGACGGTGTACATCTTATGGAAAATTACTACATGATGAATAGCGGCGAAATGGCAGCTATGGTGGTTGACATCGAGCGCTCACTGGGAAGAGCGATTACATCTGAGGATATCGAAATTGAAGGCTGGGTACTGCTTGAAGCTGGACGCAAGCTGTCAGCTGCTGAATATGCACGCAGTCTGACGGCGTGGGATGTAGCTGCTGCCCAAATGAACACAATTTTTGAAACGTACGATTTTTATATTTCACCAGCGACCGCTTTTCCAGCCCCTCCTGTCGGCGAACTTACGCCTGGTCCCGAACAGGTTCAGCATTTACTTGCTGTAAGCGAACTTTCAAAAGAAAAGCAACAAGAATTGATTTATGAAATGTTTGAGCCAAGTCTGACCTATACCCCGTTCACTCAGTTGGCAAATCTGACAGGTACGCCGGCCATGAGCGTTCCGATCTTTCTCACCGAGACAGGATTGCCTTTAGGGGTACAAATTATGTCTTCCAAGGGACGGGAACATGATTTGCTCTCACTTGCTCATGTTTTAGAAAAATCTCCTTTGTGGATCAGAGAACAAACTTCTAGCCAAAACCATTGA
- a CDS encoding transcriptional regulator — MGTLFGEVYESWLARHIAEEDNPRRRGLLRKGLSHGTVTFLRTIWFPVIGNLNDLYPEYEVRDFNNRYRYLDLAYMPGGAKGCIEIHDYRSHARDVEVERFKDLCMKQAMLVLDDWSFLPIAFLSIRDDPGMCKQLVLSFVGKFLSIDVKLGLNWAEKETLRYARRLMRVFEARELSAHLALSESRTRVILRSLVAKNLLTVASGNLRYRTYRLSKDL; from the coding sequence ATGGGCACGTTGTTTGGTGAAGTTTATGAGAGCTGGTTAGCAAGGCATATAGCCGAAGAGGATAACCCGAGAAGACGTGGACTTTTGAGAAAAGGGTTGAGTCACGGAACGGTGACATTTCTGCGTACGATATGGTTTCCTGTGATTGGCAACTTGAATGATCTGTATCCTGAGTATGAAGTCCGTGATTTTAATAATAGGTACCGTTACCTTGATCTAGCATATATGCCCGGTGGCGCAAAAGGATGCATCGAAATTCACGATTATCGAAGTCACGCCAGGGATGTTGAGGTTGAGCGTTTCAAAGATTTATGCATGAAGCAAGCGATGTTGGTGCTTGACGACTGGTCCTTTTTACCAATTGCCTTCTTGTCCATTCGAGACGATCCTGGAATGTGCAAGCAGTTAGTACTATCTTTCGTCGGAAAGTTTTTATCGATAGATGTAAAGTTAGGTTTGAACTGGGCGGAAAAAGAAACCTTACGGTATGCACGCAGATTGATGCGCGTATTTGAAGCTCGGGAGCTATCCGCTCATCTAGCTCTGTCAGAGAGTCGCACTAGAGTTATTCTACGTTCGCTTGTGGCTAAGAATTTGCTTACAGTTGCTAGTGGAAATTTGAGATACCGAACTTATCGTTTAAGCAAGGATCTCTAA
- a CDS encoding glycoside hydrolase family 16 protein: MKGSHTTERRYLQKGISLFLAIVMLATVGLWSTAKVQAAETAVTSMEYFSAADGPVISKSGVGQASYGFVMPIFNGGAASWNDVAHDVGVNVKVNGSWVDIDSVSSFIYNQNWGHWSDGGFTGYWFTLSATTEVQLYSKTNGITLEYMLEFQNINKTTITAMTPTQGPEITAGFTGGAGFTYPTFNNDPAITYEAVADDLKVYVKPVNSSTWIDIDNNAASGWIYDQNFGQFTEGGGGYWFNVTESIHVKLESKTSLVNVVYTINFNEVIRNSYVITPYEGTTFTADTSGAIGIPLPKIDGGAPIRTELDNFVYEISINGQWVNLGDSGQSGFSYSANGYNNMSDKNQWGYWADYIYGLWFQPIQEDIQLRIGYPLNGQKGGSIGNNYVNYTFIGNPNAPRPDVSDHEDIAIGTPSNPAIAGMDLIWQDEFNGTALDMSKWNYEQGYYLNDDPGTWGWGNAELQHYTDSPENVFVQDGKLNLRALNDHKSFPQDPNRYAQYSSGKVNTKDHFNLKYGRVDFRAKLPTGNGVWPALWMLPQDSPYGTWAASGEIDVMEARGRLPGMSTGAVHFGGTWPANQHISGEYHFPEGQTIDNDFHVYSVVWEEDNIKWYVDGKFFFKVTNEQWYSLTAPNNPNAPFDQPFYLIMNLAIGGSFDGGITPNPSDIPATMQVDYVRVYKENGAGNPGNGDGNGTGDGDGNGNGDGNAPDPSTTIIIGDEERGLKKTGDDLLFYVHGATFADLHYKVNSGVQMNVAMTSTGNGNYSYPLNNLQQGDTVEYSFTYNPGQGALDTPWFTYIHGVTGY; this comes from the coding sequence ATGAAAGGATCTCACACGACGGAGAGGCGGTATTTGCAGAAGGGAATAAGTTTGTTCTTAGCGATCGTCATGCTCGCTACTGTTGGATTATGGTCAACTGCAAAGGTTCAGGCTGCCGAAACAGCGGTTACCTCTATGGAATACTTTTCAGCAGCAGATGGACCTGTCATCTCCAAATCAGGGGTAGGACAAGCCAGTTATGGTTTCGTCATGCCCATATTTAATGGAGGGGCCGCCAGTTGGAATGATGTTGCTCATGACGTGGGCGTTAATGTGAAAGTGAACGGCAGCTGGGTTGACATTGACAGTGTAAGCAGCTTTATTTATAACCAGAACTGGGGGCACTGGAGCGACGGAGGTTTTACCGGTTATTGGTTCACCCTCTCTGCAACGACTGAGGTTCAGCTGTACTCCAAAACGAATGGGATTACATTGGAATACATGCTTGAGTTTCAGAACATCAACAAAACTACAATTACAGCGATGACCCCTACTCAAGGGCCGGAGATTACAGCAGGCTTTACGGGTGGCGCAGGTTTTACTTATCCAACGTTTAATAACGACCCGGCCATTACGTATGAAGCTGTCGCGGATGATCTGAAGGTCTACGTAAAGCCTGTAAACAGTAGTACATGGATCGATATCGATAATAATGCAGCGAGCGGCTGGATTTATGATCAAAACTTTGGTCAATTTACCGAAGGTGGCGGCGGCTACTGGTTTAATGTAACGGAGTCAATTCACGTCAAATTGGAATCGAAGACCTCTTTGGTTAACGTTGTATATACCATCAACTTTAATGAGGTCATAAGGAATTCATATGTTATTACTCCTTATGAAGGAACGACCTTTACGGCAGACACGAGCGGTGCGATCGGCATCCCGTTGCCTAAGATTGACGGAGGCGCGCCAATCCGCACAGAGCTAGATAATTTCGTGTACGAGATTAGCATTAATGGGCAATGGGTTAACTTGGGAGATTCGGGTCAGAGCGGGTTTTCATATTCCGCAAATGGTTATAACAACATGTCTGATAAGAATCAATGGGGATACTGGGCTGACTACATTTATGGATTATGGTTCCAGCCGATCCAGGAGGATATTCAACTTCGTATCGGCTATCCGTTGAACGGGCAGAAGGGCGGAAGCATTGGCAATAATTATGTGAACTATACATTCATCGGCAATCCGAATGCCCCTCGTCCAGATGTAAGTGATCATGAGGATATTGCCATTGGAACGCCAAGCAACCCAGCGATTGCGGGCATGGATCTGATCTGGCAAGATGAATTTAATGGAACAGCGCTTGATATGAGCAAGTGGAACTACGAGCAAGGCTATTACCTCAATGATGATCCTGGTACATGGGGGTGGGGCAATGCGGAACTGCAGCACTATACCGACAGTCCAGAAAATGTGTTCGTACAGGACGGGAAGCTGAATCTCCGGGCTCTGAACGATCACAAGTCTTTCCCGCAGGATCCAAACCGGTATGCGCAATACTCATCCGGCAAAGTTAACACGAAGGATCATTTTAACCTGAAATATGGCCGAGTCGACTTCCGCGCAAAGCTGCCTACAGGCAATGGTGTCTGGCCGGCATTGTGGATGCTTCCGCAAGACAGTCCTTACGGGACATGGGCGGCATCCGGTGAGATCGATGTCATGGAAGCGAGAGGACGTTTGCCTGGCATGTCGACCGGTGCCGTACACTTTGGTGGAACATGGCCGGCGAACCAGCATATTTCAGGCGAGTACCATTTCCCAGAAGGGCAGACGATTGATAATGATTTTCATGTATATTCCGTAGTTTGGGAAGAGGACAACATCAAGTGGTATGTGGATGGCAAGTTCTTCTTCAAAGTGACCAATGAACAATGGTATTCGCTAACCGCACCGAACAATCCGAACGCGCCATTCGATCAGCCGTTCTACCTCATTATGAATCTGGCGATCGGCGGAAGTTTTGACGGCGGCATTACCCCGAATCCGTCCGATATTCCTGCGACAATGCAGGTCGATTATGTGCGGGTTTATAAGGAAAACGGAGCTGGGAATCCTGGAAATGGTGATGGAAATGGTACTGGGGATGGTGATGGAAACGGAAATGGAGATGGAAATGCGCCGGATCCATCCACTACCATCATTATCGGCGATGAGGAGCGCGGCCTGAAGAAAACAGGCGATGACTTGCTGTTCTATGTTCATGGCGCTACCTTTGCTGATCTGCACTATAAGGTCAATAGCGGTGTGCAGATGAACGTAGCCATGACTTCAACTGGAAACGGTAATTATAGCTATCCTCTAAATAACCTGCAACAAGGGGATACAGTCGAGTACTCCTTCACCTACAACCCTGGGCAAGGAGCTCTGGACACTCCTTGGTTTACCTATATCCATGGCGTGACTGGTTATTAA